Within the Nitrospira sp. CR1.1 genome, the region CGTCACCGGCGGATTTTTCGTGTGGCCGTCTGACGCAGCCTGCCCCTGCGACTCCCGCACCAGCTGCGACAAACTGGCCGCCGCCGCCTGCCCGATCAAGGTCTTGCCGCAGCCCGGCGGGCCATACAGCAGGAACCCTTTCGGCTGCGTAAATTGATATTTTGCGAAGGTGTCGGCATGGAGCAAGGGATATTCGATCGCCTTGCGGATGGCCTCGATCGCCTGTTGCTGCCCCCCGATCTGCTCCCAGGTGACACTCGGCACTTCATCCAGCAGGTGTGTCCGCGCCTGACGGTTTTCAAACTTTTCAATCGCAATCCGGTGGGTAGGTTCAATGCGGACTTCATCACCGGCCTTGAGGTCCACGCCCAGCAAATCGCTGGACCGCTGCAGAATCAACGCCTGCCGGCCCATATCCTGTTCAAACCGGATACGCCCGTCCGGCAAAATCTCCGCAACCTTCAGCACGGGCCCATTGCGGTCGTAACCCAGGGCCTTGATCACGGTATAGGCTTCGTTGACCAGGATCTGCGTCCCGATCTTGAGGTCCCCGGCCGGGAGCCGTGGGTCGATGTTGGCGTAATATTCCGCCCCGCCCACCACGATGCGCGCCACGCCCTCCGCCGGAACCTCCACGAGCAGGCCCACACGGTTGGCCGGCGCCGTGAGCTTCGCGACGACCTCATTGAGCTTTTTCAGTTCCGTGTCGCGGCGGTCCTGGGCGACCGACTGCGCCGTCACGACATGGCGTAACTTATACAGAAGCTTCTGACGGGGGTCGCCGTCGGGGAACGCGGCCAGACATTCATCTATCAGTTCGATCGGATCTGCCGGTGTCGAAGTGTCGCGCGAGGGCGATTGGCGCGCCTCATGGCCAGGCTGATCCGTATTCCGATGGTCACTCATAGTCATTCCTCCGGCTGATGCCACTCCGGTCATCCTAACACA harbors:
- a CDS encoding AAA family ATPase; translation: MSDHRNTDQPGHEARQSPSRDTSTPADPIELIDECLAAFPDGDPRQKLLYKLRHVVTAQSVAQDRRDTELKKLNEVVAKLTAPANRVGLLVEVPAEGVARIVVGGAEYYANIDPRLPAGDLKIGTQILVNEAYTVIKALGYDRNGPVLKVAEILPDGRIRFEQDMGRQALILQRSSDLLGVDLKAGDEVRIEPTHRIAIEKFENRQARTHLLDEVPSVTWEQIGGQQQAIEAIRKAIEYPLLHADTFAKYQFTQPKGFLLYGPPGCGKTLIGQAAAASLSQLVRESQGQAASDGHTKNPPVTSGAFLHIKGPEILNMWLGESERIVRDLFAKARARRKEGALPFIFIDEAESVLGTRRSMRSFNINNTLVPMFCAEMDGIESLQDVVIILASNRPDLIDPAVLRPGRIDRKIKVARPTREAAVEILSVYLTPALPLEPALLEQHDHSHDTARRAVIEQVVESLFSRTDQNRVLSIRLRNGQNKVLYRGDLVSGAILSAIVQRAKEKAIERAVAQTGAAAGDGIRAQDLLDAVQEEYREGEMLPPDDAAEEWLKLLDHHPEQVVGVSSFRRGRPTEERLVNQII